From Streptomyces sp. CMB-StM0423, a single genomic window includes:
- a CDS encoding HGxxPAAW family protein, translating to MAENHDHGHTPAAWTTAVIIFIGFCVSGALMVMDQPLAFWLSLVIIPIGGVVGAVMRGMGMGKKPLPPVRIAGE from the coding sequence ATGGCGGAGAACCACGACCACGGACACACGCCGGCCGCATGGACCACGGCGGTCATCATCTTCATCGGGTTCTGCGTTTCGGGCGCTTTGATGGTGATGGACCAGCCCCTGGCGTTCTGGCTGAGCCTGGTCATCATCCCCATCGGCGGCGTGGTCGGCGCCGTGATGCGCGGCATGGGCATGGGCAAGAAGCCGCTGCCGCCGGTGCGCATCGCCGGCGAGTAG
- a CDS encoding DsbA family protein — MSENNPQGKRTARERMQAERERQRSKDKRRRMLVVLAAVVGVLAVVAVVGVLVGQNSGSDTNDKPVAFPKGAVGKDRLALPAGKADAPAGLTVYEDFRCPACGQFEDRFSKTINDLEDAGKLRTDYRLVKLIDGNFGGTGSLNAANAAACAQDAGKFVPYHDVLFQNQPPENDDAFADKGHLKDLAGKVDGLRGKRFDSCVDDGRFDGWVGASDVAFGKSGHNSTPTVLLEGKNILGPGSNLTPESFKQLVEDAGKG; from the coding sequence GTGAGCGAGAACAACCCTCAGGGGAAGCGCACCGCCCGGGAACGGATGCAGGCCGAGCGCGAGCGGCAGAGGTCCAAGGACAAGCGGCGGCGGATGCTGGTCGTGCTCGCCGCGGTGGTCGGGGTGCTCGCCGTGGTCGCGGTGGTCGGCGTCCTCGTCGGCCAGAACAGCGGCAGTGACACCAACGACAAGCCCGTCGCGTTCCCGAAGGGCGCCGTCGGCAAGGACCGCCTCGCGCTGCCCGCGGGCAAGGCGGACGCCCCGGCCGGCCTCACCGTGTACGAGGACTTCCGCTGCCCGGCCTGCGGCCAGTTCGAGGACCGCTTCAGCAAGACGATCAACGACCTGGAGGACGCCGGGAAGCTGCGCACCGACTACCGGCTGGTCAAGCTGATCGACGGCAACTTCGGCGGCACCGGCTCGCTGAACGCCGCCAACGCCGCCGCCTGCGCCCAGGACGCCGGCAAGTTCGTCCCGTACCACGACGTGCTCTTCCAGAACCAGCCGCCGGAGAACGACGACGCCTTCGCCGACAAGGGGCACCTGAAGGACCTGGCGGGCAAGGTGGACGGACTGCGCGGCAAGCGCTTCGACTCCTGCGTCGACGACGGCAGGTTCGACGGCTGGGTCGGCGCGTCCGACGTGGCGTTCGGCAAGTCCGGCCACAACTCGACACCCACCGTCCTGCTGGAGGGCAAGAACATCCTCGGGCCGGGCTCGAACCTCACCCCGGAGAGCTTCAAGCAGCTCGTCGAGGACGCCGGCAAGGGCTGA
- a CDS encoding ArsR/SmtB family transcription factor encodes MGREPERITELAQLKAFTHPLRIELYRLLMAARTATASHLAEQTEEAVSLVSYHLRKLAEHGFIEEAADQGRDGRERWWRVSAERSFTFRSADFDDTPEGTAALTGVTRELLTTRTRTYLNYLDQQAGWGREWTRAAFSSEYTVRLTAGELQELAEEMGAFVRRWRERAEAAEAAGTGDAGETGAAGRETVALHLYGFPFRP; translated from the coding sequence ATGGGGCGAGAACCTGAGCGGATCACCGAGCTGGCGCAACTGAAGGCGTTCACCCACCCGTTGCGCATCGAGCTGTACCGGCTGCTCATGGCGGCCCGTACCGCCACCGCGTCGCACCTCGCGGAGCAGACCGAGGAGGCGGTGTCGCTGGTCAGCTACCACCTGCGCAAGCTGGCCGAGCACGGCTTCATCGAGGAGGCGGCGGACCAGGGCAGGGACGGGCGGGAGCGCTGGTGGCGGGTCTCGGCGGAGCGGTCGTTCACCTTCAGGTCCGCGGACTTCGACGACACCCCGGAGGGCACGGCGGCACTGACGGGCGTTACCCGCGAGCTGCTGACCACCAGGACCCGCACCTACCTCAACTACCTGGACCAGCAGGCCGGATGGGGACGGGAGTGGACGCGGGCGGCGTTCAGCTCGGAGTACACCGTGCGGCTGACGGCCGGCGAACTGCAGGAGCTGGCGGAGGAGATGGGCGCGTTCGTCCGCAGATGGCGGGAGCGGGCCGAGGCGGCGGAGGCGGCTGGGACGGGGGACGCGGGGGAGACGGGGGCCGCCGGGCGCGAGACCGTCGCCCTCCACCTCTACGGCTTCCCCTTCCGCCCCTGA
- a CDS encoding DUF2752 domain-containing protein, translating into MSARTATTAPLRRLAPPLAALACAAAGLVAVGAADPNEPGRYPPCPVLAYTGLACPGCGGLRCAYALAHGDVAGALGANALAAAGAAVLAVALLGWLLAAVRPRPRVLRRIRIPARLPVGSVLFALVAAFTLLRNLPFGAVPGP; encoded by the coding sequence GTGTCCGCCCGTACCGCCACAACCGCCCCGCTGCGGCGCCTCGCGCCCCCGCTCGCCGCGCTGGCCTGCGCCGCCGCCGGCCTCGTCGCGGTCGGCGCCGCCGACCCGAACGAGCCCGGCCGCTACCCGCCCTGCCCCGTCCTCGCGTACACGGGCCTTGCCTGCCCCGGCTGCGGCGGCCTGCGCTGCGCGTACGCGCTCGCCCACGGCGACGTGGCCGGGGCGCTCGGCGCCAACGCCCTTGCTGCCGCCGGCGCGGCCGTCCTCGCCGTCGCCCTGCTGGGCTGGCTGCTCGCCGCCGTACGCCCCCGCCCGCGCGTGCTCCGGCGGATCCGGATCCCGGCACGGCTGCCGGTGGGGTCGGTGCTGTTCGCGCTGGTCGCAGCGTTTACGCTGCTGCGGAACCTGCCGTTCGGGGCGGTGCCGGGACCGTAG
- the trpA gene encoding tryptophan synthase subunit alpha codes for MTGNIARLDAVLAAAKAEDRAALIGYLPAGFPDVDTGVRAMTAMLEGGCDAVEVGLPHSDPVLDGPVIQTADDIALRGGLRIRDVIRTVAEVQSATDAPVLCMTYWNPVDRYGPERFAEDLAAAGGAGCILPDLPVEESGPWRQAADKHGLATVFVVAPSSREQRLSAITAAGSGFVYAASLMGVTGTRESVGREAQDLVRRTRATEAVRDGGLSVCVGLGVSTADQAAEVAAFADGVIVGSAFVKRLLAAGDDHEAGLAAVRALAGELAEGVRRRG; via the coding sequence GTGACGGGCAACATCGCGCGGCTCGACGCCGTGCTCGCCGCCGCGAAGGCGGAGGACCGGGCGGCCCTCATCGGCTATCTGCCCGCCGGCTTCCCCGACGTGGACACGGGCGTACGGGCCATGACCGCCATGCTCGAAGGCGGCTGCGACGCCGTCGAGGTCGGCCTGCCGCACAGCGATCCGGTGCTGGACGGCCCGGTGATCCAGACCGCCGACGACATCGCGCTGCGCGGCGGGCTGCGTATCAGGGACGTGATCCGCACGGTCGCCGAGGTGCAGTCCGCGACGGACGCCCCGGTGCTCTGCATGACGTACTGGAACCCGGTCGACCGCTACGGCCCCGAGCGCTTCGCCGAGGACCTGGCCGCGGCGGGCGGCGCGGGCTGCATCCTGCCCGACCTGCCCGTCGAGGAGTCGGGCCCGTGGCGGCAGGCGGCCGACAAGCACGGCCTGGCCACCGTCTTCGTGGTCGCCCCCAGCAGCCGCGAGCAGCGGCTGTCGGCCATCACGGCGGCCGGCAGCGGCTTCGTCTACGCCGCGTCGCTGATGGGCGTCACCGGCACCCGCGAGTCCGTGGGCCGCGAGGCCCAGGATCTGGTCCGGCGTACCCGCGCCACCGAGGCGGTACGGGACGGCGGCCTGTCGGTCTGTGTCGGCCTGGGCGTCTCGACGGCGGACCAGGCGGCCGAGGTCGCCGCGTTCGCCGACGGCGTGATCGTCGGCTCGGCGTTCGTCAAGCGGCTGCTGGCCGCCGGGGACGACCACGAGGCGGGCCTGGCGGCCGTGCGGGCACTGGCGGGTGAGCTGGCCGAGGGGGTACGCCGCCGGGGCTGA
- a CDS encoding MFS transporter, with the protein MPAHRGTGVLRWLVAYALSVLGDGVFFLALGWAAQRVAGPAETGVVMAAGSVPRAVLLLGGGVVADRFGPRRVVIGADAARCVLILGAAAALGTAAPGLWLLVAVALAFGVVDALFLPAVGALPARIAPPEELGRIAGLRALALRLGGAAAAPVGGYALVLGGPAAAFAAAGLLFAASVPLLMTLRVRPLPAAPAAPGPPGAEAAAQHPAGAGRELREGLRYVRGHPLIGPLVLSGALSEFGLNGPLNVGLVLLAAERGWGAAGLGWLVGAFGLGAGAGALLLAVTGRLPRPGLVHIATLVAAGAALGSVALAPSHGLAVAACGLGGLAGGVCGGLAYALIQTSAAPAYLGRVTAATSLTGLGLAPLCYPLVGAAVGAWGSAPVFLACGAFSCLGAVVCLAAPAVRRAELPRARGPRRTSATGPLPDPPPAPAP; encoded by the coding sequence ATGCCCGCGCACCGCGGCACCGGCGTCCTGCGGTGGCTCGTCGCGTACGCCCTCTCCGTGCTGGGCGACGGCGTCTTCTTCCTCGCCCTCGGCTGGGCCGCGCAGCGGGTCGCGGGTCCGGCGGAGACCGGGGTGGTGATGGCGGCCGGCTCGGTGCCGCGCGCGGTGCTGCTGCTCGGCGGGGGAGTGGTCGCCGACCGCTTCGGGCCGCGCAGGGTCGTCATCGGCGCCGACGCGGCGCGCTGCGTCCTCATCCTGGGCGCCGCCGCGGCACTGGGGACCGCCGCGCCCGGGCTGTGGCTGCTGGTCGCGGTGGCACTGGCGTTCGGCGTGGTCGACGCGCTGTTCCTGCCCGCGGTCGGCGCCCTCCCGGCGCGGATCGCGCCGCCGGAGGAACTGGGCCGGATCGCCGGGCTGCGCGCGCTGGCCCTGCGCCTCGGCGGCGCCGCGGCCGCACCGGTCGGCGGGTACGCGCTGGTGCTGGGCGGGCCCGCGGCGGCGTTCGCGGCGGCGGGGCTGCTGTTCGCCGCCTCGGTGCCGCTGCTGATGACGCTGCGCGTACGCCCCCTGCCCGCCGCGCCCGCCGCGCCCGGCCCACCCGGCGCGGAAGCCGCGGCGCAGCATCCTGCGGGCGCCGGACGGGAGTTGCGCGAGGGGCTGCGGTACGTCCGCGGGCACCCGCTGATCGGGCCGCTCGTCCTCTCCGGCGCCCTCAGCGAGTTCGGCCTCAACGGGCCGCTCAACGTCGGCCTCGTCCTCCTCGCCGCGGAACGCGGCTGGGGTGCCGCCGGACTCGGCTGGCTCGTCGGCGCGTTCGGCCTCGGCGCCGGCGCCGGCGCGCTGCTCCTGGCCGTCACCGGCCGGCTGCCGCGCCCCGGCCTCGTCCACATCGCCACGCTCGTCGCCGCCGGTGCCGCCCTCGGCAGCGTCGCGCTCGCGCCCTCCCACGGGCTCGCGGTCGCCGCCTGCGGACTCGGCGGGCTCGCGGGCGGCGTCTGCGGCGGGCTTGCGTACGCGCTGATCCAGACCTCCGCCGCGCCCGCCTACCTCGGCCGCGTCACCGCCGCCACCAGCCTGACGGGACTGGGGCTCGCGCCGCTGTGCTACCCGCTCGTCGGCGCGGCCGTCGGCGCGTGGGGCAGCGCGCCGGTCTTCCTCGCCTGCGGCGCGTTCAGTTGCCTGGGCGCCGTCGTCTGCCTCGCCGCGCCCGCCGTACGCCGGGCGGAACTGCCCCGCGCCCGCGGCCCGCGCCGCACCTCCGCCACGGGCCCGCTGCCGGACCCGCCGCCCGCCCCGGCCCCGTAG
- the trpC gene encoding indole-3-glycerol phosphate synthase TrpC has translation MSVLDEIIDGVREDLAERQARVGLDELKERAARAPQARDGVAALRGDSVTVVCEVKRSSPSKGALAAIADPAALAADYEAGGAAVISVLTEQRRFGGSLADLEAVRAKVDLPVLRKDFVVTSYQLWEARAYGADLVLLIVAALDQEALVSLVERAESIGLTPLVEVHDEEETERAVAAGAKIIGVNARNLKTLEVDRGNFGRVAPEIPDHIVKIAESGVRGPHDLIAYANDGADAVLVGESLVTGKDPRAAVADLVAAGAHPALRHGRG, from the coding sequence GTGAGTGTGCTCGACGAGATCATTGACGGCGTGCGCGAGGACCTCGCCGAGCGGCAGGCCCGGGTCGGCCTCGACGAGCTCAAGGAGCGCGCCGCCAGGGCCCCCCAGGCGCGCGACGGCGTCGCCGCGCTGCGCGGCGACAGCGTCACCGTCGTCTGCGAGGTCAAGCGCTCCAGCCCCTCCAAGGGCGCGCTCGCGGCCATCGCCGACCCGGCCGCGCTCGCCGCGGACTACGAGGCGGGCGGCGCCGCCGTCATCAGCGTGCTGACCGAGCAGCGCCGCTTCGGCGGCTCGCTGGCGGACCTGGAGGCCGTGCGCGCCAAGGTGGACCTGCCGGTGCTGCGCAAGGACTTCGTGGTCACCTCGTACCAGCTCTGGGAGGCGCGGGCGTACGGCGCCGACCTGGTGCTGCTGATCGTCGCCGCGCTGGACCAGGAGGCGCTGGTCTCGCTGGTGGAGCGGGCCGAGTCCATCGGGCTCACGCCGCTGGTCGAGGTGCACGACGAGGAGGAGACCGAGCGGGCGGTGGCCGCCGGGGCGAAGATCATCGGCGTGAACGCGCGGAACCTCAAGACGCTCGAGGTGGACCGCGGCAACTTCGGCCGGGTGGCCCCCGAGATCCCCGACCACATCGTCAAGATCGCCGAGTCCGGCGTGCGCGGCCCGCACGACCTCATCGCGTACGCGAACGACGGCGCCGACGCCGTGCTCGTCGGCGAGTCCCTGGTCACCGGCAAGGACCCGCGCGCCGCCGTCGCCGACCTCGTCGCCGCCGGCGCCCATCCTGCGCTGCGCCACGGGCGGGGCTGA
- a CDS encoding TIGR02234 family membrane protein, whose translation MTYQSASRAPLAAALLSGALGAAVVLVAAGRTWAEGEAATPVADAVLDVTAGGRDVTGVPSALAIVGLAALVAVFAVRRAGRTVVAALLTLCGVGVVAASALGASDTAALDDQAAEAAGLTDATVAAVSHTAWAWVSLAGGVLLLCAGLLALRYGPGWPAMSGRYERPGAGAAARPRRAAPVDPERPEELWKALDRGEDPTRER comes from the coding sequence GTGACATATCAGTCCGCCTCCCGCGCCCCGCTCGCCGCCGCCCTGCTCTCCGGCGCGCTCGGGGCCGCCGTGGTCCTCGTCGCCGCCGGCCGCACCTGGGCCGAGGGCGAGGCCGCCACCCCCGTCGCGGACGCCGTGCTTGACGTCACCGCCGGCGGCCGGGACGTCACCGGTGTGCCGTCGGCGCTGGCGATCGTCGGGCTTGCTGCCCTGGTCGCCGTCTTCGCCGTCCGCCGCGCCGGCCGCACCGTCGTCGCCGCGCTGCTCACGCTCTGCGGCGTCGGCGTGGTCGCCGCCTCCGCCCTCGGCGCCTCCGACACCGCCGCGCTCGACGACCAGGCCGCCGAGGCGGCCGGCCTCACCGACGCCACGGTCGCCGCCGTCAGCCATACCGCGTGGGCCTGGGTGAGCCTGGCCGGCGGCGTGCTGCTGCTGTGCGCCGGACTGCTCGCGCTGCGCTACGGCCCCGGCTGGCCGGCGATGTCCGGGCGCTACGAGCGCCCCGGCGCCGGCGCCGCCGCCCGCCCGCGGCGGGCCGCGCCCGTGGACCCGGAGCGGCCCGAGGAGCTGTGGAAGGCCCTCGACCGCGGCGAGGACCCCACCCGCGAGCGCTGA
- the trpB gene encoding tryptophan synthase subunit beta produces the protein MPAEFFIPDPERQVPTAEGYFGAYGGKFIPEALRAAVDEVAVAYEKAKGDESFVAELNDLLVNYTGRPSPLTEVPRFAAEAGGARVFLKREDLNHTGSHKINNVLGQALLTRRMGKTRVIAETGAGQHGVATATACALLGLECTVYMGEIDTERQALNVARMRILGAEVVPVKSGSRTLKDAINEAFRDWVANVGHTHYLFGTVAGPHPFPALVRDFHRVIGIEARQQLLDRTGRMPDAAVACVGGGSNAIGLFHAFLPHPAVRLVGCEPAGHGLTSGEHAATLSLGDPGILHGSRSYVLQDEDGQITEPYSISAGLDYPGVGPEHAYLKDAGRAEYRAVTDDEAMQALRLLSRSEGIIPAIESAHALAGALEVGRELGPEGLIVVNLSGRGDKDMDTAARYFGLYDAEEADR, from the coding sequence ATGCCCGCAGAATTCTTCATCCCTGACCCAGAGCGCCAGGTGCCGACCGCCGAAGGCTATTTCGGCGCGTACGGCGGCAAGTTCATCCCCGAGGCGCTGCGCGCCGCCGTCGACGAGGTCGCCGTCGCGTACGAGAAGGCCAAGGGCGACGAGTCGTTCGTCGCCGAGCTGAACGACCTGCTGGTCAACTACACCGGCCGGCCCAGCCCGCTCACCGAGGTGCCGCGCTTCGCCGCGGAGGCCGGCGGCGCCCGGGTCTTCCTCAAGCGCGAGGACCTCAACCACACCGGCTCGCACAAGATCAACAACGTGCTGGGCCAGGCCCTGCTCACCCGCCGCATGGGCAAGACCCGCGTCATCGCCGAGACCGGCGCGGGCCAGCACGGCGTGGCCACCGCCACCGCCTGCGCCCTCCTCGGCCTGGAGTGCACCGTCTACATGGGCGAGATCGACACCGAGCGGCAGGCGCTCAACGTCGCCCGCATGCGGATCCTCGGCGCCGAGGTCGTCCCGGTGAAGTCCGGCAGCCGCACCCTCAAGGACGCCATCAACGAGGCGTTCCGCGACTGGGTCGCCAACGTCGGGCACACCCACTACCTCTTCGGCACGGTCGCGGGACCGCACCCCTTCCCCGCGCTGGTCCGGGACTTCCACCGGGTCATCGGCATCGAGGCCCGGCAGCAGTTGCTCGACCGCACGGGCCGGATGCCCGACGCGGCCGTCGCCTGTGTCGGCGGCGGTTCCAACGCCATCGGCCTCTTCCACGCCTTCCTGCCCCACCCCGCCGTGCGCCTCGTCGGCTGCGAGCCGGCCGGGCACGGCCTGACCAGCGGCGAGCACGCCGCGACCCTCAGCCTCGGCGACCCCGGGATCCTGCACGGCTCCCGGTCGTACGTCCTGCAGGACGAGGACGGTCAGATCACCGAGCCGTACTCGATCTCCGCCGGCCTCGACTACCCGGGCGTCGGCCCCGAGCACGCCTACCTCAAGGACGCCGGCCGTGCCGAGTACCGGGCCGTGACCGACGACGAGGCCATGCAGGCGCTGCGGCTGCTGTCGCGCAGCGAGGGCATCATCCCGGCCATCGAGAGCGCCCATGCGCTCGCCGGTGCGCTGGAGGTCGGCCGGGAGCTGGGCCCCGAGGGCCTGATCGTCGTCAACCTCTCGGGACGGGGCGACAAGGACATGGACACCGCCGCCCGCTACTTCGGGCTCTACGACGCCGAGGAGGCGGACCGGTGA
- the hisI gene encoding phosphoribosyl-AMP cyclohydrolase — MTGNRPAGPSDLDPAVAARLKRNADGMLPAVVQQYDSGEVLMLAWMDDEALHRTLTTGRGTYYSRSRKEYWVKGETSGHVQHVKSVALDCDADTVLVRVDQVGPACHTGSRTCFDGRELTVGGAE, encoded by the coding sequence ATGACCGGCAACCGGCCCGCGGGGCCCTCCGACCTCGATCCCGCCGTCGCGGCGCGCCTGAAGCGGAACGCCGACGGCATGCTGCCCGCCGTCGTGCAGCAGTACGACAGCGGCGAAGTGCTCATGCTGGCGTGGATGGACGACGAGGCGCTGCACCGTACGCTGACCACCGGCCGCGGCACGTACTACAGCCGCAGCCGAAAGGAGTACTGGGTCAAGGGCGAGACGTCCGGGCACGTGCAGCACGTGAAGTCGGTCGCGCTCGACTGCGACGCCGACACCGTGCTCGTCCGCGTCGACCAGGTCGGCCCCGCCTGTCACACCGGCAGCCGCACCTGCTTCGACGGACGCGAGCTGACCGTGGGCGGCGCCGAGTGA
- a CDS encoding response regulator transcription factor, which produces MRVLIVEDEPFMAEAIRDGLRLEAIAGDIAGDGDTALELLGVNSYDIAVLDRDIPGPSGDEIARRIVDSGSGMPILMLTAADRLDDKATGFGLGADDYLTKPFDIRELALRLRALDRRRAHIRPPVREIAGLRLDPFRREVYRDGRYVALTRKQFAVLDVLVAAEGGVISAEELLERAWDANADPFTNAVRITVSALRKRLGEPWLIATVPGVGYRIDTASGADGDEEAPA; this is translated from the coding sequence ATGCGTGTGCTGATCGTCGAGGACGAGCCCTTTATGGCGGAGGCGATCCGCGACGGCCTCCGCCTGGAGGCGATCGCGGGCGACATCGCGGGGGACGGGGACACCGCCCTGGAACTGCTGGGTGTGAACTCGTACGACATCGCCGTCCTGGACCGCGACATCCCCGGCCCCTCCGGCGACGAGATCGCCCGGCGGATCGTCGACTCCGGCAGCGGCATGCCGATCCTCATGCTCACCGCTGCCGACCGGCTGGACGACAAGGCCACGGGCTTCGGCCTCGGCGCCGACGACTACCTCACCAAGCCCTTCGACATCCGCGAGCTCGCTCTCCGGCTCCGCGCGCTCGACCGCCGGCGCGCCCACATCCGGCCGCCCGTGCGGGAGATCGCGGGGCTGCGGCTCGACCCGTTCCGCCGCGAGGTCTACCGGGACGGCAGATATGTCGCGCTGACCCGGAAGCAGTTCGCCGTGCTCGACGTCCTCGTGGCCGCCGAGGGCGGCGTGATCAGCGCGGAGGAGCTGCTGGAGCGGGCCTGGGACGCCAACGCCGACCCGTTCACCAACGCGGTACGGATCACCGTCTCGGCGCTCCGCAAGCGGCTCGGCGAGCCCTGGCTCATCGCCACGGTCCCCGGCGTCGGCTACCGCATCGACACCGCGTCCGGCGCCGACGGCGACGAGGAGGCGCCCGCGTAG
- a CDS encoding TIGR03085 family metal-binding protein, protein MTTHAKRERLLLADLLEGAGPEAPTLCEGWTTYDLAAHVVVRERRQDAAGGILFKPLQNRLERVQAEFRQKPYDELVQLIRSGPPRFSPFALKQVDEAANVVEFYVHAEDVRRAQPDYAPRELDPVFSDTLWNRLERGAKMMGRKSPVGLVLRRPDGQTAVAHRGAPVVTVTGDPAELLLFVTGRQEAAKVELEGDEDAVAQAQSAPLGI, encoded by the coding sequence ATGACGACCCATGCGAAGCGGGAACGGCTCCTCCTCGCCGATCTGCTGGAGGGCGCCGGACCCGAGGCGCCGACGCTGTGCGAGGGCTGGACGACGTACGACCTGGCCGCGCACGTGGTGGTGCGCGAGCGCCGGCAGGACGCGGCCGGCGGCATCCTCTTCAAGCCGCTGCAGAACCGGCTGGAGCGCGTGCAGGCGGAGTTCCGGCAGAAGCCGTACGACGAGCTGGTGCAGCTCATCCGCAGCGGGCCGCCGCGGTTCTCGCCGTTCGCGCTCAAGCAGGTCGACGAGGCCGCGAACGTCGTGGAGTTCTACGTGCACGCCGAGGACGTCCGCCGCGCGCAGCCCGACTACGCGCCGCGCGAGCTGGACCCGGTCTTCTCCGACACGCTGTGGAACCGGCTGGAGCGCGGCGCGAAGATGATGGGCCGCAAGTCGCCCGTCGGGCTGGTGCTGCGCCGCCCCGACGGCCAGACGGCGGTGGCCCACCGGGGCGCGCCGGTGGTCACGGTGACCGGGGATCCCGCGGAGCTGCTGCTGTTCGTCACCGGGCGGCAGGAGGCGGCGAAGGTGGAGCTGGAGGGCGACGAGGACGCCGTGGCGCAGGCGCAGTCCGCGCCGCTCGGCATCTGA
- a CDS encoding anthranilate synthase component I, whose product MTTPDRETFRTLAKDRRVIPVVRRLLADGDTPVGLYRKLAGERPGTFLLESAENGRTWSRYSFVGVRSAATLTEHDGRARWLGTPPVGLPTGGDPLAALRATVEALHTPRDLHQSADGREALPPFTGGMVGYLGYDAVRRLERIGDSTADDLRLPEMTMLLTSDLAVLDHWDGSVLLIANAINHNDLDTGVDEAYEDAVARLDAMTADLARPTAASAAPLPPSALPEYGELWGGAEFRAAVADIKERIRAGEAFQVVPSQRFETPCAASALDVYRVLRATNPSPYMYLIRLPDTGAGAGAFDIVGSSPEALVKVEDGRALLHPIAGTRPRGATPQQDAALAEELLADEKERAEHLMLVDLGRNDLGRVCEPGSVEVVDFMSVERYSHVMHIVSTVTGRLAPGRTAFDVLTACFPAGTLSGAPKPRALQIIEELEPTRRGLYGGCVGYLDFAGDADTAIAIRTALLRDGTAYVQAGAGIVADSDPEAEDAECRNKAAAVLRAVAAAGHLSRAGRGTAG is encoded by the coding sequence GTGACCACTCCGGACCGGGAGACGTTCCGCACGCTGGCCAAGGACCGCCGCGTCATCCCCGTCGTGCGCCGGCTGCTCGCCGACGGCGACACCCCCGTGGGGCTGTACCGGAAGCTCGCCGGCGAGCGCCCCGGCACGTTCCTGCTGGAGTCCGCGGAGAACGGCCGCACGTGGTCGCGGTACTCGTTCGTCGGTGTCCGCAGCGCCGCCACCCTCACCGAGCACGACGGCCGGGCCCGCTGGCTCGGCACCCCGCCCGTCGGCCTGCCCACCGGGGGCGACCCGCTGGCCGCCCTGCGCGCCACCGTCGAGGCCCTGCACACCCCGCGCGACCTCCACCAGAGCGCCGACGGCCGGGAAGCCCTGCCGCCCTTCACCGGCGGCATGGTCGGCTACCTCGGGTACGACGCCGTGCGGCGGCTGGAGCGCATCGGCGACAGCACCGCGGACGACCTGCGGCTGCCGGAGATGACGATGCTGCTCACCTCCGACCTCGCCGTCCTCGACCACTGGGACGGCAGCGTCCTGCTGATCGCCAACGCGATCAACCACAACGACCTCGACACGGGCGTCGACGAGGCGTACGAGGACGCGGTCGCCCGGCTCGACGCGATGACCGCCGACCTCGCCCGCCCCACCGCCGCGAGCGCGGCGCCGCTGCCGCCGTCCGCGCTGCCGGAGTACGGGGAGCTGTGGGGCGGCGCGGAGTTCAGGGCGGCGGTCGCGGACATCAAGGAGCGGATCAGGGCGGGGGAGGCGTTCCAGGTCGTGCCCTCGCAGCGGTTCGAGACGCCGTGCGCCGCGAGCGCCCTCGACGTCTACCGCGTGCTGCGGGCCACCAACCCCAGCCCGTACATGTATCTGATCCGGCTGCCCGACACCGGCGCCGGCGCGGGCGCGTTCGACATCGTCGGCTCCAGCCCCGAGGCGCTGGTCAAGGTCGAGGACGGGCGCGCCCTGCTGCACCCCATCGCGGGTACGCGCCCGCGCGGGGCGACGCCGCAGCAGGACGCGGCGCTGGCCGAGGAGTTGCTCGCCGACGAGAAGGAGCGCGCCGAGCACCTGATGCTCGTCGACCTCGGGCGCAACGACCTCGGCCGGGTCTGCGAGCCCGGCAGCGTCGAGGTCGTGGACTTCATGTCGGTCGAGCGCTACAGCCACGTGATGCACATCGTCTCCACAGTCACCGGCCGGCTCGCCCCGGGGCGTACCGCGTTCGACGTGCTCACCGCCTGCTTCCCCGCCGGGACGCTGTCGGGGGCGCCGAAGCCGCGGGCGCTGCAGATCATCGAGGAGCTGGAGCCCACACGGCGCGGGCTGTACGGCGGCTGCGTCGGGTACCTGGACTTCGCCGGCGACGCGGACACCGCCATCGCGATCCGCACCGCCCTGCTGCGCGACGGCACGGCGTACGTGCAGGCGGGCGCCGGGATCGTGGCGGACTCCGACCCGGAGGCGGAGGACGCGGAGTGCCGCAACAAGGCGGCGGCGGTGCTGCGGGCGGTCGCGGCGGCGGGGCACCTGTCGCGGGCCGGCCGGGGGACGGCGGGGTAG